From a region of the Luteibaculum oceani genome:
- a CDS encoding leucyl aminopeptidase family protein codes for MTNFPEAKLVKQFKGTTSLVVPFQPNNESFGKLGLSKEEIDYIKEKQKNKSELVVLNQWHRFLFVLLVPEKQKPDTKEWFRRMGAKIEAKCQEEQLDTVGLALQDETAVLALTEGILLSSYRFYKYFTGSNKKSTYLKRIHAEQGVVSEVKLEEIYNLSKAVCTARTWVNEPQSHLNATQFAKEIREEAEKLGVEVEVWTKDKIEKEKMGGLLAVNRGSEIPPLFVILKYQPKKAVNKNPIVLVGKGVVYDTGGLSLKPTANSMDIMKCDMGGAAAMVGTTLALAANKVDKHVITLIPLTDNRPGKDAYAPGDVITMYDGTTVEVLNTDAEGRMIMADALAYAKQLDPKITIDAATLTGAAERAIGSHASIAMGNAKPKELKALEDAGKEMFDRVVLFPFWDEYLEEMKSDIADLKNIGGGTAGMITAGKFLEHFAPKPYIHIDIAGPAFVSSKKDYTPKGGTGAGVRLLYQYIKNISD; via the coding sequence ATGACCAATTTTCCAGAAGCAAAACTGGTTAAACAGTTTAAAGGTACTACATCATTAGTTGTTCCTTTCCAACCTAATAACGAAAGCTTCGGCAAGTTAGGATTAAGTAAAGAAGAAATCGACTATATCAAGGAGAAACAGAAAAACAAAAGCGAATTGGTTGTATTAAACCAATGGCATCGATTTTTGTTTGTCCTTCTTGTTCCAGAAAAGCAAAAGCCCGATACCAAAGAGTGGTTCCGTAGAATGGGAGCCAAAATAGAGGCGAAATGCCAAGAGGAGCAATTAGATACGGTTGGCTTGGCCCTTCAGGACGAAACTGCCGTTTTAGCCTTAACCGAGGGGATATTGCTATCCTCTTACAGGTTCTACAAATACTTTACGGGTAGCAATAAAAAATCCACCTATTTAAAGCGTATACATGCAGAACAGGGTGTGGTTAGCGAAGTTAAGTTGGAAGAGATCTACAATTTGTCCAAGGCGGTTTGTACTGCAAGAACTTGGGTAAATGAGCCACAGAGTCATTTAAATGCTACTCAGTTTGCCAAAGAGATTAGGGAAGAAGCCGAGAAACTTGGCGTTGAGGTAGAAGTTTGGACCAAAGACAAAATAGAAAAAGAGAAAATGGGAGGATTGCTCGCAGTGAATCGCGGGTCTGAAATTCCACCTCTTTTTGTGATATTAAAGTACCAACCCAAAAAAGCAGTAAACAAAAACCCTATTGTTTTGGTGGGGAAAGGTGTAGTTTATGATACTGGAGGTTTGAGTTTAAAACCTACTGCCAATTCCATGGATATCATGAAATGCGATATGGGTGGTGCAGCTGCTATGGTAGGAACTACTTTGGCTTTGGCTGCCAATAAAGTGGATAAACATGTTATCACGCTAATACCGCTTACAGATAACCGCCCTGGTAAGGATGCTTATGCGCCTGGAGATGTTATAACCATGTATGATGGCACTACTGTAGAAGTTTTAAATACCGATGCGGAGGGAAGAATGATTATGGCCGATGCTTTGGCTTATGCGAAGCAGTTGGATCCAAAAATCACTATCGATGCAGCAACTTTAACCGGAGCAGCAGAGCGAGCCATAGGCAGTCATGCATCCATAGCCATGGGGAATGCCAAACCAAAGGAATTAAAGGCTCTGGAGGATGCAGGAAAGGAAATGTTTGATAGAGTGGTGTTATTTCCATTCTGGGATGAGTACCTAGAGGAAATGAAATCTGACATAGCCGATTTAAAAAATATTGGTGGAGGCACCGCGGGAATGATTACTGCGGGTAAATTTTTAGAGCACTTTGCGCCAAAGCCTTACATTCACATCGATATTGCGGGGCCAGCTTTTGTGAGCAGTAAAAAAGATTACACTCCAAAAGGAGGTACTGGCGCCGGGGTGAGATTGTTGTACCAATACATTAAAAACATTAGCGATTAA
- a CDS encoding T9SS type B sorting domain-containing protein, translating to MALFISSSLFGTHNRAGEIIYKRVSGFTYEVTIITYTKISAPVDRQLLLLDWGDNTGLDTLARSAKDETTLSSKDVRISRYKGRHTYAGPGKFTLSVEDPNRNNNILNLKPPNGQSDQVVFYIESTLIINPFASTQKGPHNNSAVLLNPPIDQACIGQPFEHNPGAFDPDGDSLVFSLVPNRVEGGIVPPYYVSPDKISPGPNNQIAINSQTGDLVWDAPQQAGQYNIAILVEEFRGGRLIGSVLRDMQITVETCDNIKPKLSIATIDTCVIAGQTIQVPVTATDPNGDNIELSATGLPFEVEDPAEFGQVNGTNNGSFLWNTTCAHVRRSAYQVVVKAEDDNAGTPLVDYSSFFVTVIAPPPVLTSVNQSLTQITLNWNSYNLNCLDAKEIKVYRRKGNTSYNVPHCTTGMPPELDFELIATVDAAETQYIDTDIDADAEYCYRLVACFTDGSESVVSNELCSEIDLSKPIITHASVGVTDFNSGVDTIRWANPRDIDTLNTYTGPYQYKIYFATGAGNANNEIATTPLSNELSNTQQSFIHQNINTRDTTLVYRVELYSGSDLVGSSGVSSTIHLNIKPGDNTNTLTWFEDVAWGNYEYRVERENKQTGQFEEVATVFNRRYVDRNVINDSTYCYRIKALGRYANGFFNPPFVNYSQETCGMPFDNIPPCPPVLSATADCELEEVLLNWADTNLSCAGDIEKYSLYYKQTRDGDYQRIEEFLVGINEGVFLGENSIAGCFYITATDENNNESEPSNIICTENCPAYQLPDVFTPNQDGFNDVFKPFSRKFVTGVDIQIFNRWGKLVFETDDPDINWNGNYRNSNQELADGTYFYVIKYSVNSLDGIVQNTVSGYITLLRNP from the coding sequence ATGGCCCTGTTCATTTCTTCGAGTTTATTTGGAACCCATAACAGAGCCGGTGAGATTATCTACAAAAGAGTAAGTGGTTTCACTTATGAGGTAACCATTATTACCTACACCAAGATTAGCGCTCCTGTAGATCGGCAACTGCTACTATTAGATTGGGGAGATAATACAGGCCTCGACACCCTTGCACGAAGTGCAAAAGATGAAACCACACTATCCTCTAAAGACGTTAGAATTTCAAGATACAAAGGGCGCCATACCTACGCGGGTCCTGGAAAATTCACCCTTTCGGTGGAAGACCCCAATAGAAACAACAACATTTTAAACCTCAAACCGCCGAATGGACAGAGCGATCAGGTAGTTTTTTACATAGAAAGTACCCTGATAATTAACCCTTTTGCCTCCACCCAAAAAGGGCCACACAACAACTCTGCGGTATTACTAAACCCTCCGATAGACCAGGCTTGCATTGGACAACCCTTTGAGCATAACCCGGGAGCCTTCGACCCAGATGGTGACTCTTTAGTTTTTAGTCTGGTGCCTAACCGCGTGGAAGGTGGAATAGTACCACCTTATTATGTTTCCCCAGACAAAATTTCACCTGGGCCTAACAATCAAATCGCTATTAACTCCCAAACTGGAGACCTAGTTTGGGACGCCCCCCAGCAGGCTGGACAGTACAATATCGCCATATTGGTAGAGGAATTTAGGGGAGGAAGATTGATTGGATCTGTGCTGCGCGATATGCAAATTACAGTAGAAACTTGCGATAATATTAAACCCAAGCTCAGCATAGCCACAATTGATACGTGTGTAATTGCCGGACAAACAATTCAAGTTCCGGTTACCGCCACAGACCCCAATGGAGACAACATAGAATTATCGGCTACTGGTTTACCCTTCGAGGTTGAAGATCCAGCAGAGTTTGGCCAAGTGAACGGTACCAATAATGGCTCCTTCCTTTGGAACACCACCTGTGCCCATGTTCGGAGAAGCGCCTATCAGGTAGTTGTTAAAGCAGAAGATGACAACGCAGGGACTCCTTTGGTAGATTACAGCAGTTTCTTTGTTACGGTCATTGCTCCACCACCAGTTCTGACTTCCGTAAACCAATCGCTAACGCAGATTACTTTGAATTGGAACAGTTACAACCTTAACTGTTTGGACGCCAAAGAAATTAAGGTTTACCGAAGAAAGGGTAACACCAGTTACAATGTCCCCCATTGTACCACGGGTATGCCACCCGAACTGGATTTCGAATTAATTGCAACGGTAGATGCCGCCGAAACTCAATACATCGACACAGACATAGATGCTGATGCCGAATATTGTTACCGACTGGTAGCCTGCTTTACCGATGGCTCAGAATCTGTTGTGTCTAACGAACTTTGTTCTGAAATAGACCTTAGCAAGCCTATTATAACGCATGCCAGTGTTGGTGTAACCGATTTCAATTCGGGAGTGGATACCATTCGATGGGCCAATCCCCGCGATATTGATACCCTAAATACATACACCGGGCCGTATCAATACAAAATTTACTTTGCGACTGGAGCGGGCAATGCAAACAATGAAATCGCTACTACTCCATTGTCTAACGAATTGAGCAACACGCAACAATCCTTTATTCACCAGAATATAAATACCCGAGACACTACCTTGGTCTATCGGGTAGAATTGTATAGCGGAAGCGATTTGGTGGGAAGTTCGGGAGTTTCCTCTACCATACATCTAAACATTAAACCTGGAGACAACACCAACACCCTTACTTGGTTCGAAGATGTAGCGTGGGGGAATTACGAATACCGAGTGGAGCGAGAGAACAAGCAAACAGGACAATTTGAGGAAGTGGCTACCGTCTTTAATCGCAGATATGTAGACAGAAATGTAATAAACGACTCTACCTATTGTTACCGAATAAAGGCCCTAGGTAGATATGCTAATGGCTTTTTTAATCCACCCTTTGTAAACTATTCGCAGGAAACCTGCGGAATGCCTTTCGATAACATTCCACCTTGCCCACCAGTTCTTTCCGCTACGGCCGATTGTGAACTGGAAGAGGTTTTATTAAACTGGGCGGACACCAACCTAAGCTGTGCCGGAGACATAGAGAAATATAGCTTGTATTACAAACAAACTAGAGATGGTGATTACCAACGCATAGAGGAGTTCTTGGTTGGAATTAATGAAGGCGTTTTTCTCGGGGAAAACTCCATTGCCGGATGTTTTTACATCACGGCCACCGATGAAAACAACAATGAGAGCGAGCCTTCTAATATCATTTGTACAGAAAATTGCCCTGCCTACCAACTTCCTGATGTATTTACTCCGAACCAAGATGGATTTAACGACGTGTTCAAACCTTTTTCGCGAAAGTTTGTAACGGGTGTTGACATTCAAATTTTTAATAGGTGGGGGAAATTAGTTTTTGAAACCGACGATCCGGATATTAACTGGAATGGAAATTACCGAAACAGCAATCAAGAGTTGGCAGATGGCACCTATTTTTACGTGATTAAGTACAGCGTAAATAGCTTGGATGGCATTGTGCAAAACACTGTAAGTGGATACATAACCTTACTAAGAAACCCTTAA
- a CDS encoding riboflavin synthase: MFTGIIETLGRVKSIEKSGSNLSFWIASNLYNELKIDQSVAHNGVCLTVDQLNSADECYRVTAVDETLKKTNLGNLKEGSLVNLERCMIMNGRLDGHIVQGHVDTTASVKKIEALEGSWLFEFAFDKPEKLMVEKGSVCINGVSLTCFDVHDLGFTVTIIPYTYEHTNFKQFEVGERVNIEFDIIGKYVARLQGL; this comes from the coding sequence ATGTTTACTGGAATTATTGAAACGCTTGGCCGCGTTAAAAGCATAGAGAAGTCTGGAAGCAATTTATCTTTTTGGATAGCGAGCAACCTGTATAACGAGTTAAAAATAGATCAAAGTGTAGCCCATAATGGCGTGTGCTTAACGGTGGATCAATTGAATAGCGCCGATGAATGTTATCGCGTTACTGCAGTGGATGAAACGCTTAAAAAAACCAATCTGGGCAATTTAAAAGAAGGTAGCCTGGTGAATTTAGAGCGCTGCATGATTATGAACGGAAGGCTAGATGGACATATCGTGCAGGGACATGTGGACACCACGGCAAGCGTAAAAAAAATAGAGGCTTTAGAAGGTTCTTGGCTTTTTGAATTCGCTTTCGATAAACCGGAAAAACTGATGGTAGAAAAAGGCTCTGTTTGTATAAATGGAGTTAGTTTAACCTGTTTCGATGTTCACGATTTGGGTTTCACCGTTACCATCATCCCTTATACTTACGAGCACACCAACTTCAAGCAATTTGAAGTTGGCGAACGCGTAAATATTGAATTTGATATAATTGGGAAATACGTAGCCAGGCTACAAGGGCTTTAG